In Drosophila busckii strain San Diego stock center, stock number 13000-0081.31 chromosome 3R, ASM1175060v1, whole genome shotgun sequence, the sequence GAGGCGGCAAACGCTGCGATGTCCGGCCTGGAAACCGATACGGAATCCGATCCGCCCGCAgaggaagaagcagcagagccCGAGCCAGTGGAGCAGCCCATCTGCGAGACAAACTATGTGCCGCTTACCGAGGAGGAGTTCGGTGCGGTAAGTTGCAGCCACAACATGCAAATGGCAacttgcattaatttgtttttttctgaGAACAGCAAGGTGAACAGGTGGAGGAGCTGGCTGAGGAAAACAAAAGCCTTATGTGGTGCATTGTCAAACAAGTGCGTCCTGGCATGGATCTAAGCAAGGTAGTATTGCCTACATTCATACTGGAACCGCGCTCGTTTCTGGACAAGCTCTCTGACTCGTACTATCATGCGGACATGCTCTCCAGGTAAGCCCGAATGGAGTGCCAACTCTTTCTTTACACTAAATGCTGTTCGGTTTCATTCCAGAGCTGTGCTGGAGGAGGATGCCTTCGTGCGCATGAAGTACATTGTGCAATGGTACCTGTCCGGCTTCTATAAGAAGCCCAAGGGCTTGAAGAAGCCCTATAATCCGATTCTGGGTGAAATGTTTCGCTGCTATTGGCAGCATCCGAACGGCAGTCGCACTTATTACATAGCCGAGCAGGTCTCGCATCATCCGCCAGTGTCGGCTTTCTATGTGACTAATCGCGAGGATGGCTTCAGCATTACCTGCTCCATCTTGGCTAAATCGAAGTTCTACGGCAATAGCACATCGGCTGTGCTGGAGGGCATAGCTACGATGACACTACTGCCGCGGGGCGAAAGTTATACGCTGACCACGCCCTATGCCCACTGCAAGGGCATACTGATGGGCACGCTATCCATGGAGCTGGGTGGCAAGATCAACATTGAGTGCGAGAACACCGGTTACAAGACGGAGCTCGAATTTAAGCTGAAGCCATTCCTCGGTGGTGCCGATGCCACCAATGTGGTCACAGGCAAAATCAAGCTGGGCAAGGATACGCTGGCCACTATACAAGGCCACTGGGATAAGGAGTGTCGCATCAAGGATATGCGCACAGGCGATGAGACGCTGCTTTTTAAAGCGGATGCGGATATGCGCGCCAAGCGTCTGAAGCGCTACATGGTGCCCATGGAGCAGCAAGAGCCAACAGAGTCGCAACGCATGTGGCACTTGGTATCCGAGGCAATTGCACGCGAGGATCAGGTGGCTGCCACCGAAGAGAAAACAGTGCTGGAGGAGGCACAGCGAGCAGCGGCCAAGCAGCGCGCTGAAACCGAAACGAAACACATGCCCGAACTCTTTGAGCTAAACAGCCAAGAGCAATGGGTCTACAAGTATGCAGATCTGCGTCCCTGGAATCCACGTCAAGACATACGCCAATACGAATGCAACTTCAAGGTGTTGACCGAATCACGCAGCAAAGCAAGCGGCGCACCGCTCAGCAATGCGCTGCCCAAGGCAAGCAAAGCTAAGAACAAGAGCCTGGTGCTGGCGCCGCGCGACACCAACTCGGATTCCAGCCAATCGCCACAAGGCGCAGTCAAACGCGGCATCAGCAGCAATTCACTGAAACAGTAAGTCACATGGTTATGCAACTGAGTATATTTGATTGATCGATTGCCATTTTGAACTTACAGCCTCGCCATGGCCGTGGAGCAGGTGAACCTGGCACTGGAGCATCAGGCGCGACAGCTGACAGACATACGCAGTCGTCTGGAGCGCATGCAATATGCGCCGCCTATCAGATCTACAAGCATGCTCATGGTCGATGGAGCATTATCACAGACAACGGTCATCAAGTCGGTGCTGTTTGCGATCATTGGGCTTGCTTGCAGTTTAATCTTGCGCTGGcttttcaaatagtttttcatttatttgtataacatAAAATAGACTTAAGCAGACTTTTGagctatataaacatatagtttatatacatCATACGATATATACCTCTAGTTTAAATAATGTATATTCTGATACACTCAAAATGCCTTTGCACGCTGTTCTTAAAACTGCGCGCGCTACAAGTCGAAAAGTCAATCACGAATTACTATATAAGTCAGTCCAAATCGTTAactactatactatatatatgtgttagTTGCCAGCGCTCCCCAAATGTGTAGCTGATGCACCTACGATATAAAGTTCTAGGTCTAGGCATTTTTAACagcttatatttatactatataacTTGCACcaatataaaaaagatttCGTAAAAATTCCAAGCTAATCCTAAGTAAATTCCTGTTATAAAACGTGTACCCACTACTTGTGTCGGCTACCCccatataataattattatatatctatatgctAGCAGCGTAAGTGTAATTTTGATTGAGGCTTTGTGCAAggacacactcatacacataaatttagttttttatgctaaagtgattatcataaaaaaagagaaacaaatataacatttttgtctgtcaactttaaataattttgaattgcaataaaacaattataattcatttcaaatcaaaaaccaaaaaaacgttgttttgtatgccaatttcaatttatataattttgttgtttttatttttactttttttgcatttatttgcttttattattgttgctgctgctcttcgctTACATTTACAAATAgtttatcaatatatatatattcaatgtatatatactatatatttactaCAACATTTACGTTTATactcattatttattaattatttcatttgtcaatcttttacaaattttattacttaACAGTTTTTCCCACTGCGTTAGCTATTCTGTTAAATGTTTACTTTTGTTCTATAAGCAATCCGTTCCGGGGATTATAACACGACCTAACGGCACTTTTGGCACTGACTGTGCcaataattaattcaagctCATTAACGCTTTCGAATCGTGTGTGGATGTGAAAGATGCTGCTAAATATGCGCTAAGAGTAcacttaattaaatagtttttcatttttctgaTTACGTCttacattaaaattgttgtttttgtttatagggAGGAGTGGGGGGAAGGTAGGTAGTTATAGTATAGGTAtagatgttgttgttgatttagGATACGCAGCTTAACATTTAACACGACGAGTAGCTTGAGAATCATAGTAactcaaaaactaaaactggtTTCTAGGTTTTCTTGGGGGGATTTCGACAACAGTTAAGAAGCTAATGTATGTAGGATTAAGCATAGAGTTAAGAGTTTTAGTTTAGTATAGGTTTAAACACCCTGTATTATGTGTGTATAcacagtttttgttgctgtcattactatatgcatatgtatgtatgtatattcatGCGATTACAGTTCTGACTTATATTACAATTGGACATGCATGTGGATCATCAGCTCTCTACTATAGTTTACATACAATTGCGCTCTGCACAGCAGGTAAATAACACGTTTTGTTGAGTATATATTcaaatgtgtatatatattatgcatgtTTCGAAACTGTGTATAAAGTTAGGCTCTAACTGCATATACtacagtatatatatgtataacttgttatgtatgtgtgtgtgtgtgtgtgtgtgtgtatgtgtgtgcttatgcATATTGCACTAATCCtcaatggctgctgcttggactAAGTGTGTggctggtggtggtgctggtggttgACTTCGAGCCTAGCAGGTGTGCACCCGCAGATGATTCTGTAATGTGCTCTTTTGCCGAAACTGCTTGGGGCAGTAGGAACAGTTGTAGGGCTTCTCTCCGGTATGGATCTTCATATGATTGTTGAGCGTCGCCACTTGCCGGAAACAAACGTCACAGATCTTGCACTTGTAAGGCTTCTCTCCCGTATGCGTCTTGATGTGATTAACCAACGTGCTCTGCTGCGAAAAGAAGCGTCTACATACACTGCAGCCAAACGGTCGATCCGGATTGTCCCCCTTCAGCATATTGATGTTGCCCACGTTCAAGCGTGGCGCCTGCGGCGATGTCTGATAGTTCTCCAGTTTAGTGTTGGCTGCAACGGTCACATTGCCGGCAACCACAGAGCTGACCGTTGTGCTCCCATCGAGAAAGTGCAGCAACGGATGATggtccagctgcagcaggttgtgtgttgtgttgtgcaGGTTGTTGGGCAGCAGCCCGCTCGTCAGCTGCTGTGTACCGGGTGCTAAGGGCGCTGGCATGGTTGAGTGATCCCCtgatgtttgtttgtttgttattgttgattgttgttgtcggtAGTCGGTAGTGGATTGTTGAGATGgtttgttgattgttgataGGTTTGCATGcgtacaaaatttaaataaaagcttcGTTAGGGAAGTGCGTTAATGATCAATGCACACAGTGATAACAGAAAGCGGCTCAGTTGTAGGGCGAACACACAAGCGGCTCACCTGTGGCTTGGACAGTgcctggctgctggctgcttgctAGATGCGTATGCGTCTTCATGTGGTTGGTCAGCGTGCTCTGCTGGCGGAACTGCATGTGACAGTAGGAACACGTATACGGCTTATCCCCAGTGTGAATCTTTTTGTGATTAGCCAGCGTGGCCAGCTGGCTAAAGGACTTGTCACAAGTTTCACACTTGTACGGCTTGGGATCGATGTGTGTCCGCTCGTGATTGTGCAGCGTGCTCAGCTGTGGGAAGCGTCGCTTGCAGACACTGCACTGATACGGTTTCACCAGCTCCTCGGCCTGCGGCGAACTGTAGCTGCCCGAGTATAGAGTCTTTGAGATTTGTAcacgctgctgttgatgctgctgataGGCATTGTGCATCTGATTCTGACCCTTGATTTTGAGCTTGCCAGATCCGGACGGTGGCGGCTGATAGTTCAGCAGAGACGTAGGCGTGCTCGACTCGGCAGCTGTGTTggcaattgtgtgtgtttgttggtATGAGGAACAAAAGCAAGATGTAGTTAGCAAcagattttatttaactaatgtttaaactttaatgtaCAATTGTGAATGCATGACAAATGAGAACTGTGCGTTTCCGTTAACCTGTTTCTTCGCACTTACCCTTATGCGTCTTGACATGATTGATGAGCGTGCTCTGTTGGCGAAAGTCCTTGGCGCAAATATTGCAGGTGAAAGGCTTCTCGCCGGTGTGAATCTTGACGTGGTTCGTTAACGTCGATATCTGGCGGAATGCCTTGTCGCAGTGCTTGCACTTGTAGGGACGCTCGTCTGTATGGATTTTCATGTGATTGCGTAACGTGGTCAATTGGcggaatttgtttttgcagacGTGGCATTGTTTCTTCTTACGCGGATCATCGACCACTGTTTCATCCTCGCTAATGACACTCTGCACCTCCTGCTTCATGGGCGATATGGGCGTATGATTGCCGCCGCTATTCGTTGTGGTGGAGATGTCCAGCAAGTGCACCAGCGGATGTTGTGGATGCAGCATGGCTTGATGGGTGGGATGTTGTATGGCCTGTACGGCAGTTAGTTGATGCAGCGCAAAGGgactttgctgcagctgcgctatTGTTGtgggctgctgcagctgttggccATTGCCACCGCCAGCATTGCCTCCGCCACCGCCCCCGCCGCCTAGACCGTGCGTGGCAAGCTGTGCGGGCGCATAGTGTTGATAGTTGGCCatagcagctgtggcagccgTTGCATGATTCAAATGCATCTTACGGCCTTTTCTTTTTGTCGTTTTCTTTCTGCTTGCGTTCTGAGGTATTCGAGATAAATGTTAATGCATGCGCGCTTCCAGCGATGTTCAATTTATTGTCTTCCCATTCAGCAAGTAAATGCAAGCGTTATACAAGTCGCAGCCATTTGCACCCCGTCGCTCGGTTTGTTATTTTAGCTGTCTGGTAATTTTTGGCTGCGCTGCCTTTGCCAGTGGGCAACACGTTGCGGTCCACGTAAGCGCTTGATGCGCTTAAAATGTTGTACACTTTACGCGGCACAGCATTCCACACACTTTGCAGCGTTTTTTTAGTGTATTGTGGCGCTTTTTTAGTTAATTGTGCAAATTTTCTCAGGCCACGCTCTTTTTTATccttatcaaaacaaaaatgactGGCGTGGTTTTCCAGGGCTGTCGCACATGCAGGGCTGCTTTGGCGTAGGTATTTAGTATTCGATGGTAACTTATCGAATAAGTTATCATTCTGCCAGGGCTGACGCGCAGTACAGTGTTGCAGTGGCGAGAAATCAACAATAAGCGATTCATTTCGATAATTATTAGCTTAGCGCGGTATAttcaaaaaagcaaaacagttATTAAGCAGTATCATGATTGCAGCTTGCCAACTTGTCATAAAACTagcatgcaattttaaatggaTACATGTTATTAGATTTGTTCAACAATGAAGCCATATTGCTTGTCAATTATTCAACAATAAGCGGCTAAGCAGTTATCACCATGCTAAATCTGGCGCCTAAACAACGTTCCAGCTGACGAACGTTTGTCTAGTATTTGAGCCAAGAGCAGTTAACTTCAAGCATTCAGTGCGATGCCAGCAATCACGCGAATCGGTTCAACTCAAACGaaattctaataaattaaatgccaaacagTTTTAAATGACAAAACGATtgacaatttgaaaatttgcacaaaaacCTTGTAGAGCGCGCAAATTAAAGGTGCAAAAATAAggaaaaataatgcaatttatgcgcaCGAAGCgaattaaacttttttgttaaataaatttcatgctTCAGTTACACagttaaaaaactaaaacagttAACGCGTTCATcaatgtgcatttatttaaatttgtgcttagACAAGGTCAGGCGCATTGTTAAAGCAACTAAACGAATGCCAAACACACTGAATTGGACTTGGGTTTGGATTTGGGCAGGGCTGTGCCTTGTGcccagccacgcccatttcATACACATAGATCAAGAGGAGTTTCATACAAGCGGCTTTCCACGCCCACATCTGCCACCGCCTTTGGAGCTGGAGCATATGCCACATATGATGGCCAGTAAACCACTGACGCCCGCCGAAGTTATGGTTGATCTGACCAATGATCTAACGCATCGCTTGCTACACTATCATTCCATACTTAATCGCAATAACTTTGCCTTCTCGCCCACGGCTTTGGTCAGCGTGCTGGTGGCGCTCTATGAAGGATCTGCCGGACGCAGCGCCCAGGAGCTGCGCAATGTTTTGCAATTGCCCAACAATCGGGATATCATACGCGTTGGCTATCGTGATATACACCGACGGCTGCGGGTGAGAACAGCGTTACAATAATACGTAGAGTTATCCAACTAAAATTTACATGCATCGTTAAATATTCTGTCAAACATTTAGATTATTGATTGCTGATAAAAATAACACCTAACATACGCACAGTACGAACTCGATTGTTGGCACAGTGTATTTGTTACAAAGCCTAAAGAACTTAATTGTATGCATTAGCTAGACTTCACTGTAACCAAAGCCCTCAGGGCTAGTTTTGTCTAAGCCCGCTCTTTATCAATTGttctattgttgtttttaaaaaagttgattgaccttatttttttttgattgttcAATGAGTtgttcaaaataattgtatcttatttgtaattgattgatttctaaaaatttgtagctcaatgaataattttaattgtacttTTTGGCAATTGACCTACAGTAAATATTGGTACCAAATACctaaatttaagctacaataTATCTCTATTACAGACATATTTCTTTGGTTCAGATAATCCATTGAAAGGACTGAGTTTAAGCAGAAATAATGTCACAGTGCTCAAGGATTTTGAAACTGTGCTAATGTTTTATGGCTATGATCTAAGCGTGGATATGGTATCAGCTAAGATGGCAAATCTAACTGAATCTATGGACAACACTaatgcaacagcaagcaaTACAACAAGCGCTGAAATGATGGAGACTACAACATTGAAGGATGTGGAAGCTACAACGCTGCCGCCAAGCACTGAAGCGCCTACAACAttgccaccaacaacaacaacagatgcAGAGGAGAGCACCACAGAGGCAGAAGAAGCGACAACTACAGAGGCGCCAGtagaggcagcagcagaggagCCCGCAGCTGAGGATGAAGCTGCTGAGCTGGTTTCCGCTTTTGTAGCTGAAGAGGATGCCGAGCCCTTTTTGCGCATACAAAAGGCAAGGGTATCGCGTTTGCCCACCAGCAAGCTGCAGGCGCCGCTTAAGCATTCCAATCCCATAACACCCAAACCCAGTTATTTGCCCAGCGCACGCAGCGTTCAAATGCTGCCCATGATGGCGCGCCAAGTGAGTGCGCCACATACTAGAAAGATGAGCACAAGCTTTAGCATACGCCAAGTGACGACGTCGacgacaacaactacagcagcgccagcagcagcaacaacacgcaAACAAACTGCTGCACGCCATAAGCGACATGTGCTGGGCTACAAGGAGCTGGATGCTAATCTCTTTGTAAGTTTATTTCCACACACTGCCCACGCAGGATTACATTCTCTGCCCATACCGCCCACCGCTGGCTTTGCGCACATTACCAACGACTTTGAGCCGCATTATATAAGCGACGCCACTGAGAGCAAAACCAACTATAATACGGATGTCATTAGTCACGTCTTCTATCTGGGCAATCAGCAGGTGGTGCACACCACTTTTAAGGTCTACAATGCAGTGCTGTACTACAAATACTTTGAGCACTTGAAGCTAAGCGTGCTTGAGCTAGAACTAGATACACCCGAGTATAATTTGATGATACTGCTGCCAGATTATCATATGGACATAGTGGCTGCGGCGGCTTCGTTGAAACTGGGACCCACCTTGCGATTGATGCGCAAGCAGCTAAAGCCACGCTGGGTGCAGGCCATCATACCAGACTTTAAGCTACATGGCACCATGTTTCTGACCAATGATCTGCAAAATGTAAGTAAGATTGTCTGTATATCTGTCTGTTGAGCTTATGCAATGCTAAATTGTTGCCACTTCTTGttgtttctttgttgttgcagatGGGCATGTAAGCAGcgcttttgttgcacttttactttttgttgtacaCTTTATGTTATTGCAGCTGTGATATATTTGAGCCAAATCGCGCCGACTTTCGTCCCATGACTGATGAGAAAGGCGTCTATGTGCGACACATTGAGCAATCCATAGACGTAAACATTCGTACGCATCCCATCAATCAACTTAAGCGTAAGTagttgcagcacacacacacccgccAAATGCATTCAGGCGCAACGCAATGCAATGCGATTGCTATCAAGGTGTTGGCCCCACCTGTAGCTGAAgattgcagcaactgctgcagcaacaacaacgagaccATAACAATAACTATTTCCTTTTTGTGCAGGCAACTACGGCGCTCAAACTCAGCCCATACAAATCTCTGTTAATCAtccatttttgtttttcatcaTCGATCGCGACTTGGATGTGGCGGTTATGTCGGGCCGCATACTCAATCCGCTCAATGTGCGCATACAGTAAGACAGACGGCTGGCTgggggcatgcaacatgcgtTGTGTGGCAATCAATGGTGCAAAACGAAGGTCAAATTGCCAACTGAAAGTGAAGTTGGCGCTGTTTCCTGCAAAGTTTGCTTAGTTaactaaaatgtaaataatgcaaattgcttttgtttatataaaatgatgCTCACTTTTTTCTAAACGtatagtttgctttaaatataatgagATTTCTTAAAACTAATGTGCACATAATGGTGTTTTCCGTAAGTTTAGTAGAGCGACTTGCGTTGTCTGTGTTGCCTTGCAGCTTTGGTAAATTTACTAAACTTTAACCTATCTCCTAACATACATACTTACTATAGTTTAATAATTGTCAGTTTCAATACTGAAACGTTGCGTACACGgtgcacacacaaaacaaacttgTATTGCTAAATACCTCGGAGATGGATGTATCGCAATCGCagtcccagcagcagcgtgaTAGGTAGGTAGCTCCAGCTCCTAGCTCTTGTCCCAGCATCACTTGCACCACATGCTTGTAACGTTTCAcctttgaatttgttgcaatcTGTTGATTTACTTCGTCGGCAATTTCGCGCGTCCACGTCTTGGCTATGTTTTTGTCGTATGTCTTGTCTGCAAATTCGGTTGCTTAGCAAcgtttgttttatatgcatttttcatTGCTTACCTTTAAGTTTTTCCGTCATTATGTTGTTCATAATGCTTTTAACAATTGGCAATGGAAAACTTTCACCAAATGCCGGTCGCATCATGCTAAACGCCGGCTGATTAGAAGCATCCATTTCAATGTCCATTTCATCACCGCCGCCCTGCACCGGCGGCTTAATAGTTTGTGTTTTGACCATATCAGACTGCTTTGCTATATCATTAGTTTTAACTGAGCTTGGATTTGCTTTTGTCTCTGCCATatcttattaattaaaattatttaaagttaaattctgctgcgcttgtttgtttgctttctaaTAGTGATGGACAATGTGTTGCTAGCACCAGGGCTGGCAAATCGTGTTTACCAGCACTCACGCTGTCACgacattcaaaatgaaaacacaacTGTGTATTATGGCGgttgcaattcaaataaataaatctttgtCATTCAAttcataaaagttttttttattcaatttgaaaagaaatcaaaaaaattacataataaATTCGATAAATATGTGATTATAGGACATAAATAAAGTtacacaataatttaaatcttttttattagtatgcaatgcatttgctttgcttggttttctttttttttagtatatcGTTATATATTCGCTTGTGtttaatatatagtaaatatatttttatagaaaatatttgtgtgtatatatctTTGTGTTCTTTTTGATTTTAGTAGGGCAGCAAATTACATGCATGGGCTTACTATTCAAAAGTACAACACACCAAAGCTCTCTtcgccaaaaaataaaacaaaactaattaaaaaaatattaaatacacacattAAAACATTCTCAACTTAGACATTCACATTACACATTTaacttaatacaaataaacataatacaaCGTACAAAGATCAGACATTTCATCAAATTGTTTAAGGCTGCAATAAACTAAGTgactacaaaaatttattgttttttatatgcattgctCATAACTATAACTGAACATTAAGTTTAATAAGCAAAccatttgtttttcatttatacaataatgttgcgcattttaaattattctcTACtgatgttttgtttgcttctcCTCTTACAActcatgcatatgtaaatatatatttttagtagtATGGTTATTGTTGTGAGTTCAGCtatttaaagttgttgcttCTTCTGTTTTTGGTACATTCTGCTTAAGTATAAAGGCGTAAAATTCCTTGTAAGACTTCGTAGGCCATCAAACCCCAAGGCAAACTTGTTATTCAAATCTGCAATTGGtataacaacaattagctaacaacaatataagcttaagctataattataaacttgCATTCGACTCGTCGTGTGCATGCGGTTGGCCGGCCAGTGTAATGCCTGCctcggttgttgttgttgccacgtcCGCTCCAGTTAAATCCAGGTTTGAGGCAGTTGGTCGTAATGCCGCTCGTTTGGCCACAATTTCCAGCATCTCATTCAGTATTGCACCCTCAGCTGCTACATCGGCGGAGCTCTTGTCTAATTCtaaaaaagaaacagcaataagtttattttgttagctgTTTTATATGTAGCTAGACTTACTGCTGCATGATAAACGCAAATTGAGCTCCTCCTTAAGTTGGGCATGCCGATATTCCAGCTGTAGTTCATGTTGTCTAATGGTCAGTTCCTCATCACGTTTTCTGCAAagccaaattgtttattaagcaatagtagtaagtatatttttatagacttACTTGAGTGCTGTGATATTGCGCCAAATTTCCAATAGTTCTTTAAGTTGCTTCTCGTCATTGTCCTTGGTCGTGTCCATGCTATTGGTAGAATcgcattatattattatatcttAGAATTTTTAAGTACAAACATACTTTTCACAATTGTGAGCTTCGCCTCGCAGCGCCTTCTCGATAAGCACGCCGCGTGCTTCCAGTTCCTTTAGCTGCACCTCGATCTCCTCCTGTTCACGCTGTATTTCTTGAGCGATACGCAATCGCTTGAGCTCAGCCTGTCGTGAAGCCTTCGATATGGCACGTTGCTTCTTATGCTCGCGTGTCTCGTTAATGTTGCTCTCATctggcaaatatatatattaagtttatatattatttcatttataacaGATAACTAGACATATAAGTGTTATTTAATAA encodes:
- the LOC108603901 gene encoding oxysterol-binding protein-related protein 8 isoform X3; protein product: MLLANPLLRLDKHLDADSQNEAANAAMSGLETDTESDPPAEEEAAEPEPVEQPICETNYVPLTEEEFGAQGEQVEELAEENKSLMWCIVKQVRPGMDLSKVVLPTFILEPRSFLDKLSDSYYHADMLSRAVLEEDAFVRMKYIVQWYLSGFYKKPKGLKKPYNPILGEMFRCYWQHPNGSRTYYIAEQVSHHPPVSAFYVTNREDGFSITCSILAKSKFYGNSTSAVLEGIATMTLLPRGESYTLTTPYAHCKGILMGTLSMELGGKINIECENTGYKTELEFKLKPFLGGADATNVVTGKIKLGKDTLATIQGHWDKECRIKDMRTGDETLLFKADADMRAKRLKRYMVPMEQQEPTESQRMWHLVSEAIAREDQVAATEEKTVLEEAQRAAAKQRAETETKHMPELFELNSQEQWVYKYADLRPWNPRQDIRQYECNFKVLTESRSKASGAPLSNALPKASKAKNKSLVLAPRDTNSDSSQSPQGAVKRGISSNSLKHLAMAVEQVNLALEHQARQLTDIRSRLERMQYAPPIRSTSMLMVDGALSQTTVIKSVLFAIIGLACSLILRWLFK